The Oncorhynchus mykiss isolate Arlee chromosome 8, USDA_OmykA_1.1, whole genome shotgun sequence genome includes the window CTAGAGACAGGTGTCCCACATTCAGGGGCAGCGCTCTCTCCCTGACCTTCACGTGGCCTGAATCACACATAGGACTATTGATAAATTATAAACTTGTTAATGATCCGGGTACCTTTACCGGTTCTCCCAAGGCACTTGCCTTAGGAAGCCTTTCCAATGGAGAGATACAGTACATAATCATTGATAAACATGTCAATATGAAGCCTGTTGATTAACAAATCTACTAGGACCTTCAAAAAGTTGGTGCTGGCTTATCAGCTCAATATTCAGTACTAAAACCATTTACTTGGATCTACTTCAATTCTAGACACAGTTCAACGTAATGAAAAAATATTGTTTTAGATTACATTACCTTATTTAAATCACTGGTGCGACCTAAACTATACAATTGAGTAATTGTCAAAAACTTGTCTTATTCAATTATTCATACCTCTGTCCCAAattcccacactctctctcttacaACCTGTTGAGTTCAGTGTGTACTCGAGGCAATCTATTGTTCCAACGGAAGCTTATCTCTaactaaaaaaaaaacagatgacttaAACACAAGAGCAGTGGACCAGGCCTTAAAGAGTGAGCGTCCTCTAATTTAATATCAGTCCCAATGCTCAATCCCTCCATTTTACTTCTTCAAATTACTAAGACAATGCATTATTGGAGTGCTATCTGAAAGCCAATTACAATTCACTTTGTTACTTTCACTAATCTCCATATCTGTTTCTTTCAACTAGGACTCTCTTCtcaatctactactactaatatacaCGGATCAGTCTCAAACAACGTTCTGCTTTTTCCCCTATTGCAAGGTTTAAAACAAAAATGATACACCTTTGTCCATATTGGAGGGCATGGTTTTCATTTTAGCCTACCCTAACAATGTTactttatatatttatttcaaaTTTCTATTGGATATTCACTTTCTGCTTCCACTTATTAAGATGGCTCTGATTTTAAGATTAACATGTAATGCTTTGGAGGGATCCATATGTATTAACTGGGTTGGCACGGTCTGTCAGTCCTGTGTAGACGGCGCGCTCGGTCCATAATAAGTCTGGCACCTGAGACAGCATAGACAGGGAAACAGATGCAGTTTCCATTTTGCCTACTCACGAATTGGTTTAGAATGTCATAATTCGGGATTTCAATGAAAAACGTCATCAGGAGTACAATACATTGTCGCCTTAAGTTTACTTAACAGAAAATCATGTATTACCAGGGTGGAGGAAATCACATAAGGATTTATAGTTTTATTGGTTAGGAGTAAGTCAAGTCCCGTATAATGGTTTAACCTTATCTTTATCAAATGATCCATAAAGGGACCACTCTGAACTCAGAATACTTTTTACACCACTTACGTACGTCGAAGTGTGGGTGTGCAAGTTgtatataattattatttatattgttACTTCATCTttatctctagtaacccattatacatGTGTTACATCGCAAATTCCTCCTCTACACCAGTGTTCTATTCATACAGGGGTTGAAATATTCACTCATGTTCCATTTCACAACATATTTGGGAGTAGTACCTTCTTTCACATCTCCACATATATAATGATGTTATACCATCACTGATGAGTCATGTTATCCTCATGTAATCTAAAATCATGTCACCCTCAGAAACATCACCCTCAGACACCCCCCATCCCCCTACCCCCAGAACCGTAGATAATGTTATAGATCAAAAAAACTCAGCTCACAGAGAACTGGAAAACTCACTGGAGGTAGTCCCCTGACAGCTCTTATTCACTCAGTACATTATAGCTACATTTCTATCAGCTTATTATCCATATTTCAATCTCTTATTATCCAAATTTCAATCTTAATAGTAATAATTTCAATCCATTTATTATCCATATTTCAAATCAGCTTAACACGTCCTTCCAAACTTACTCAACCATACACAACTTTCACATCCGCATTCCCTTAGTAAAAATAATTACTAATGACTTATTACCCCATGTGCATCTTCAACGATTATCTTGTTACTTGCTATGCACCGTATGTATCTCCTGTACATATTTAATAACAACACGTATTCATAAACAACTTGTGTTATTTGTAGTGGCAGCAGACCACGTAGACATTTCTTATAAATGCCTACAGACAGCTGTCAGCGGGGCTTTCCAGGGTACCGTTACGGTCCTCGCTCTAGTCTTTTCATAAGCCTTCTCTCTAGAAAACTATGGGTACCTTTTTATGCGTTACTTACCTTGattttatttttaatcatttaaatgttttatacagattcatttaaattgacttacTGAAATCAGAAGACATGTCCCTCTTTTGTTTGTGGTTGATGCGTCTCCTCCTGGACAGCTCACAGTAAGGATCTGGGTGGGTCTCGTCGTCTTTTGGTCAGACGGGAATTTCCCTAATGCTTCATAAAATGCGCCACCCACCGGTTTCTCGCAGACCCCCACTGGAAAGCTCCGCAGGCAGAATCAAGCATTCTGTTCGTTGACACCAAATTGtcaattcttacacagggacactcaaagtcaatcttaaatgaataaTTCTTTGTCGGcatgctggagaggttccaacaaacttgaTGCACCATAGTGAACGTCTGTCAGGAGCTCCCACAGGGCAGTCCCGTTtagtggaagcacctgctttcaatatactttgaatccctcatttactcaaatgtttactgtattttggcagttacctgtatatgcgACATTTGTATCTTAAAGCATAACTGAGAAATAATTAATTTAAGTACAAATGTGACATTTTGTCCTTACCCAGGcatcctttaagactccataatgatAATCTGGAAGTGTTACAAAGCTTGCTCTGTAATATGAGTAGTATTTTGATTTAAATAACAATTCTTACATTAATTTATGAATATTGAAAAGTCTAAACATTAATGTAGAAAATGTAAATTTTTTGATTGAGCAAATTGTTCTGTGTATTATTAAACACACTATGGCCATATCAAAGTTCCAGAGTGGGATCTCTGCTACTTTTAGAGTTCTAATCCAATCTGTGAACATGACCAACAGAGTAAatgtgaaaatggattcaaaatggtcgcccTGTTACTGATTTTCAGGATGTGCAATGATATGTGCAAGTAAAAGGAGTGCTGTGATTTGTTGCATTGCCTACTATGCCAATTCCTCTGTATAAAATAGGTGTTAACTTTGAAAAAGTTATTGAAAaggtacatttattttttaaaatatttaattgaaattgaaatacTACTCATATTACAGGGCAAGGGGTAAAGCTTCATATTACAACTTTTTGTTGCTTTGTAGCACCAACAGATGAAACATTGCGGAGTCTTGAAGGAGTCCCGGGTTAGGCCAAAATGTCACCATTGTTCTAAAATCAATAAACGTTTTATAATGCTTTAGgttacaaatgtcaaatatatgtaAACAATCCTTCCTTCAAAGGAGCATACTATGGATTACATTGTGAAAATCCAAAAGTGGTATTTTTTTGTTCTAGTTTTGCAAGGAATCACCATCTGTCATGTGGCTTTACTTACATTCTCAGCAACACTGGACATTTGGTAACCAGCTACTCCCTCATTTCCCCATTCATTCAACGTGCCTCCAGCACAATAGATTTTCCAAACATCAGTTTGCTTTGAGAGACAGTTTACTACACACAATGGAAAGAAGGGGGGGGTCGGTCAACCTCCATGATGACTGTAGTAATAATGAACAAGTCACCAGCAGCATAAGACAAAGCCGGGCAAGTTCATTGTAACGGAATTAcgctgagactcagatttttccctttaaaaatgtatactgaacaaaaaccattgatttcaaagttgaaCAACCCAtagaactctatgcacaaggGCTACATTTAACATTTACgttgaaaaacacatttacaggaagaactgtgcagatacaAATGATGGTTACCAAACATTGCCTCTGCAGTTTTCCAGCGGaacatttattcatttatttactgtcaattgttcaaagtagtcattgtgcatagagttgtatgctTTGTTTagctttgaaatcaatgttttttgtttggtatAGATTTCAAAGGTATTAATCTGAGTTTAAGCATAATTTCTGGTTCGTGGAATTGCCCAGCTTGCATTTATAGGTGAACGCATGCTTGCTAACAGGTGAAAAATCTTCATCACTGAGGGTCGGTATAGGTCCCCCGGCCCCAGATACACCATATTCAAGTAATCAAAGTCCTTATGGAAGATGAGTCATCAATTGATTACCTGGTCAGCCACTCTGTAGACCTTCGCCTTGTCACTGCAGTCACACAGGTAGTAGTGGACCCTAGTTGCCCCTTTCTCCTTCACTAGTGCAGTCTCCTTCATGCCCTCCTGGTTGACATCCCAAAGAACCAGACGGCCATGAGCCAGCCAATGCCTACCCCTGTGATAAGGACGATTTCCCCAGTGACATTTTTCTTCTCAAGTCAGATGAACGATCTGACAAATGCCTCCATGTTGTAATAGATGGACATTACAATGAACAAAGGTTTCCAAGAGGACATTCATTTTGCTGACCCCTGGAAAGACagttctgtttgttttggtttaaCTGTTGTATGCTGGCAAATTTGTTTGTGCTCCTTGGAGATCCTAATAAGCAAGAAACCCAATGAATAGATTGCAGATTAGCATGATTTGATCTAAAAAGGTCAACGTTCAACTGATAATATATTCATGATTCATGAAATGTACTCATGAATCCACACGCCAAACACAACCTCAATTCAGTGATGTAGACAAACATTTGGTGCACTGAATGATAGAATAAAGCGAATAAAAAGTAGCAAATTAGGTCAACATCATTTCCgtatttgaaaatgtatcaaaATGTAACCAATGCAAATTTACCTCAATAGACAATCAGCTCAACCTTGGATATTTTGTATCGCCTCCTTTCAACACTGGACATTCGGGTCTTTAATCGACCTTTGCACTCCGCGGTGAAGCGCATGGTAATTAATGCAAAAAAGATACTCACTAAAACAGGAATTTGTCTACTTACTTCTTGTTGACATATAACTAACTACCTTCTGCGTGGTTTCTTCGTTGCTTTTCCCGTCTTCAAGTGCCTGAACAGAGCAGCCGAGCATATCCTAGATTTGATCTGGAGTCTCTATGTATGGTCACATGACACCCAATCAAAACTCGAGTAAGGAATTATGGGATTTAGGAATGTATGTTTGTCATTCAAAAGGTCCCGCAGGCTACATTTTTAAACATTCTTTAGATGATTTATATTTTTGCATGTAAAATTAAAACAGATTTTGTTCCATACAGAAAATAAATGACCAACTAGATACATACATAATCACATGATACACAAGTAACAATTAACATTTTCTTTAAGCATATGCCTAATGAGGGCTGACAAGACATTCAATTAATATGCATTGATTAATGAATTCCACTAATATTTTGACATCTTCCTATTTGACATGACCATATATAGAGCTTTGATAGATATGATAGATATTCATCTATACATTTGATGAAGGACTTATCTATATGATGTATGCATCTGCCAACATTTTGGAAGTGAAAATCTGTGGATatagactgagtgtacaaaaaactatgaacacctgctctttccatgaccaggtgaatccaggtgaaagctatgatcccttattgatgtcacttgtcagtgtagatgaagggatgTTAAAGAAGGATCtcttcaactcaatattaggaaggtttaCTTAATGTTctctacactcagtgtagatatgGTGGTGCCTCTGAACATTGAAACTAGAGAAATTGAAGATATTAATGAATGTGGCAGAATGGAGCGGGGCTATCAATCCCCTTTTGTAGAAATCTAACTtgtgaatcatattgcaaatacTGCCTTATTGTTATGAAGAGCATTCTTCATGTAGACCTCTAGGGGGGATTAAGTTAAGCTAAATATCTAGCCAAGCTGTGAAGTTTTGGTACTGCGTGAAGTTGGGGGAGCTAAGAGACAACATCCTAAGGGAAATTGCCGTTAATATTTTGTGTTCACGTGAGCAATGTGTACAAAAATATAGACAGGCCACAAAGCACCTACATTTGCTTAATAAATCTCCCCCCAAGCTGAGTGAATCTGTCAAATGAATCCTATCCTCACCACTAACACCAGAGTTATTATCAGGTGGGCTTGGCAGAGTGAGACAGTAGCATTAGCTCCACTTCCCAAGCTGACAAACACATCAAACAGCCAGAACAAGACAAGCGGAGTCCAATTATTTCTGCAGGATTCATGGGTTTATTAGGTTTTGTACAACTAATTGGTCTCAAatgctgttctgttctctatAGAAAGAACACAAAACGAGGACATTTTCAACTGAAAGCAACATGTTTCAACATCAGCATACTGAGACAAGTGTGAGCACGGTGGAAAGTAGGTCTAGCCACCGACATATTTTCATCTTGCCTTGCCAAGAGATTCTGGGCAATACTAAATAACCAACCATTAAAAATGGTTTGGATGACACAACAATACCCCAGGTAAGTCTAAAATCAACTAACACTTCAAAAAAGTTAACTATCGATTTAAAAACAGTGGCAagtcaaagagagagagcaaacaggtCATGCCATGATTGGTTTTTCACACATGCCCCAGCCCGCGCACACCACAATGAACACGGGTTAATTTATAAATAACCAAACCCATAAAACATACAGTACTGGTTGTCATAAATGTAGTTCTCATCACCTGATAGGCTAAGTGTTTTTTTTGTCACAGTAAacccaaacaaacaaaaagcaGCACAGTACAAGCACAACAACAGAATAAGAATGGATCATCTGATCAATATTGAGAGTCCAGACTCATCAGGAGGAGTTGGAGAAGGGGCAGCCCCTAGTCCATGAATCCGCCATATTTCTTCTGTATCTCAGCCAGGGGGGAGTCAACCCCCTGCCCCTCCCAGGAGCGTTTCAGGAGCCCCCCCTTGTTCTTCTGATCCTCCAGCCACTCAGGCCTCCCTACCCTCCTCATGAAGCCCCCATAACGCTTCTTCAATGGCCTGCCCGCCACCTCCAGAGCACCGAAGTCCCCCCCTCTCCTCATGAACCCCCCGTAGCGCTTGGCCAACTCTCCGTCTCTCTGCGCCTCGGCCTCTGAATTCAGGATCTTCAGGATCTCCAGACGGATGTCCTCTTCCTCAGCCACTGGGCTGTTCtgtcctccctgcactcctccaTCCTGTACGGGTGGGCTCCTCCTGATCATGAACCCCCCGTAGCGCTTCATGAAGCCGCCATACTTCTTGGCCAGCTGGTGCTGCTCGCCCTCCACCCCATCCTGTTTGATTTCGTCAACAGCGACAGGCTCCTCCTCCAATAGGACGTCTCGGCAGAGGCGGAGCTTCGTGGTGTCCAGGCTGCCCTCACATTCTATTGAGCATGTCTGCAAAGATATGAAGGGGATGGGAACCTCAAAACACAGAAGTGTAGCAGAGGCTCACAAACCCATTTCCTTTCTGTAAATCTAGTTTTAATTTGAGACTTGTCTCAATCAAGGGGCACATGGTACACAGCCGTGAAGAAATAATATATTGTCTGGAGTGATATAGTGATATATGTTTTGCCATAAAAAGGCAAATTGTACATATAGAGTAGTGTTTAATTAGACAATAGTTAACAGGAGCAGAAACAAGTCCAATTCTGGTGCATGAAATAACTGGGTGCGGCCGCTATTCTCCAATGCCAGAGAGACACAGTTGGATGTACAAACAAATGGATTCTATTTGCCTATACCAATATGTTATGATACTTCTCTATTAGTTTTAAGAGTAATTAAATAAGTAAGATGGGAAACAGATGGAGGGACACTTTTATCTGGTTCATTAAACAGCTTCTGGCAAACACAGTTAATGAGACGTTCCTCAAAGCCTGTTACTAGCCTACATCTAATGCCTCATAGCACTTGTCTTTTTATTTCTGAGCACATCAAAGCAGCAGAGAAGAGGGCTTTTGTTTAGCCTACAGATAATTCTGAATACATTATCTC containing:
- the penka gene encoding proenkephalin a, with product MAVPGNSLWRLLLCAYFALTVGADCEKDCALCLNRILGQQTAINTLTCSIECEGSLDTTKLRLCRDVLLEEEPVAVDEIKQDGVEGEQHQLAKKYGGFMKRYGGFMIRRSPPVQDGGVQGGQNSPVAEEEDIRLEILKILNSEAEAQRDGELAKRYGGFMRRGGDFGALEVAGRPLKKRYGGFMRRVGRPEWLEDQKNKGGLLKRSWEGQGVDSPLAEIQKKYGGFMD